GTTTATGGTCCAAGTGCTGGAGCCTGCTGTAATACAGTGTTTATGCATGTGACTAAAACAAACAGATGCATTTGGTGTTGTTCTTAGTGTACAGGCATTACTTTGCATTACTTAGACAGTCAAACACAGTAAATGTGAATTTGTTCAGGTAGAGTTTACTTACTTAACACCCTGAGACAATTCAAAGCACCCTCTTACCCTGTAGATGACTTTGGGCTCGAAAGAACAGACGATGCTGTTGTTGTAGAGGACTGGATGTTTCACATACAAGTCTGTAAGGGCTGCGGCTGCCTGGGAAGAGGAGAACAACCACATGGTTATTGTAAGTCAGTTAactgtttacagtgtgtgtgtgaggctttGTGTCTTTATGTGAGTGTTCTTGTCCAACCACTTGGTGATAACTAGCAGCTGAGTATGTGTCAGAGACACTGCTGTGGGCCCTGAACTCAAGAATGTCACTGCCTGAAACAACAATCACCACTGCAGCTCTGCATTCCTTATTGATGTAAAAATGTGCTGAGTAAGCAATTACTCATCGAGTGGTTAAAAGTACACTGATGCTATATTGATTAGTTGTTCTTTATTTTGAACTTTCTATTATTTAGCTCTACTTGAATTGTAATGAAAGGctgtttttttgctgctttgtgcacttttgatttaaaaatgaaaaaaacatttgaattctAATAGTACACTGATACAAACATTAATTTAGTTGTTTAATATGCAGAATTAAATGGTACAAACACTGCAGTTTGAATGGCATAGAGTAAGTGACCTCACTGCTTCTTTTGACCCGTCTCTGGCTCAGTTTGTATGTAACTGACACAACATAGTCATATTTTCACATCAGATAGAGTACTGACCACAAGAAATAACTAGTAATGATGCGATATgttaccgtgtgtgtgtgtttctgttggcGATTTGGTTTGTCCCAAAGTACAATAGAAACTGGAACATGTAATGTACACCTTACAGTatgtcaatcaattaatctaccaaagtttttatttatgcTCCTAATAAGTTACCagaacaaaaatacagtaatgCAGTAGTGTAATGCGCTATGTTTTGATTTTCAGATGTGATAGTGTTGAGTTGCATCGTGGAGGAAATGCTGCAATCTGCAATAAAATCACCAACAACAGATGAATGACAGGATTGGTGCGACCTTTAGAGAGTGAtgcaaaactaaaataataagaTAGGGAATTACTTTCCACCCTTAGGAATGATCATGCAATTACAActtcattaattaaaataatcatgtaGTTGTTTCAGCATGAGACGATCTTAACAACTCTATTTAACCCCTGCAGATATGTAATGATCATTTTGTACTGGTGCTCAGTACAATCTGTCTGTGGCCCATTATATCCCAAAATCATCTTCTCCTCGTTATGTTATGTTGTCTGGGTACAAATCAATTGCACATTATCGAGCcttgttttgattgtttgttttgtcgGCTGCACCTCATCTGGATGACCTTTGACATCAAAGTAAATGGTGAGCTGCAGTTTGATGCATTCCTCCACTGCCTCCTCCAGAGTTGGAATTTTCTCCCCAGCAAACTTCTCCCTGGTAATGCAGAAAGCAGATGTTACAGTGTGATCTCAGGCTCACATATTTATCaaaatttttaaacattttttttccttttacctGGAAAACAATACGCTTAACTTTGATCAGAGATGCACATAACTCTTCCGCACCTGGATTATGATAAAATGCATGTGATAATCTGCCTGAGTCTCTGTATATAAAGGCTATATGTTGTATGTATATTTGACATATCTTGTCATGGTAATATAATAATTACCAGGGTACAAGTGTGACTAttatttgagtgtttttgatGTCTTATAATGTTGGTGATCAAGAAAATTAAcatttctgttgtatttctagATTAAATCTTCCTGTTTTGTGGCAGTTTCCTACataagtgtttgtgtttgtcatacATATCTGTCCAAACCAGCTGGATCCTAATATGTCTTTCTTCTTTAGTTTGTTCTGAGGGGAGCTGTGTTTAGAAACCCCCCTGGCTTATTTGTCTCAGCTGTATTACAGTTGAGCAACTTGCCTCTTTCCTTTCTGGACTAATTTTAGCACTGCATTTATTAAGTTTTTATCAAGcccttttaatgttttcttacAGAAGTCTTGGAGGCAGCATTATACATCGACACAGATAATCACTATCAAACATTTCCACATGCAGCTGCAAAATGATGAATTCAGCGTCACCAACAAAATATTTTGCCCCAGGCTATACTACTGTGTGTGTCAAAAATCTAATCCCTTCTTCTctgagtcataactcagtcaaatccACACGCAGAGACATGatacacatatttttagattcagtgtgacttatACTTTCTGAGGATATCATTGTCTCTGATGTCCATTACAAATAAACGTCCGTAAATACGGTtagaaatcacagaaaaaaagacactccTTAAAACTCCAGATCTTGCCTGCAAATCGTGacgtttttatgtttttctcagTAACAAAGTATTAGGGCTCAAGTTGTAAGGAATGGAGAGTTGCAGGCCGCAGCATAATGTCACATTCATGTCAAATCAGAGTAATCATAATTACAAGTTTACAACTTGACACTTCATTATACAGAAATGTCTGAAAAgtgaaaactaaacaaatacagatgccTCATATCAATTCAATAGTGTTGTTACCGGGgtctcagttttgtctgagGGGGGGCCCACAGTGTCACTTTGAAAACTCTCATCCTAAAGcatcacataaaataaacaatcaatGCCTAAAAACGTCtatatgtgtgcttgtgtttgcatATCTAACTCTATCTGTCTCTTTTACCTGAGTCGATGTTTAGCTGCTGCGTCCAATTTACTCAAGTCAGAAAATTTCAATTGGCTGAGTGGTCCCGACCCGTTGGTGGTCCGGTCTACGGTCTCATCGTGCATCAGTATTGGGACACCATCTGCTGAGAACTCCAGGTCCAACTCCACACCTGTCGCCCCGTTCTTACTGGCCTAGTGCAGGACAGACAAATAACAAATAGTCTTCCAGAAGGGTTTATTTCTGGTCAAATCTGTCATCATTTTCACCTTAAAAAACTTGAACTCCAACCCAAACTAGAACAGAAAAGTATgttctgtttaaaaaacagttgTTAAAGAAAGCAGATTCATTCAGGGTGACAGCTCCCATCTTCTACATCCAAATCTGAGACACCTtgaaatattacataatttatatatttatattaaaagcattttctttaaattgtttttttaatttatactctgctttcttttgtatttatttgctgtttttatatgCTATCTTcatgtgctttgtgtttgaTCCTGTGTTACACTGCTGCACAACCAGTTGTCTCTTGGGGACAAATaagtaataaaagtaataaagtaaagtaaaaacaagGTTTTAATGTTATACAACTGTTGTGATCATCTTTTTCTGAAGACATATTGATTAAAAAGAGAGGCTATACTGCACCTTATAAACTTCATATAAGCTATATTGCACCTATATCAACCCGGTTGTATGTAAACCAACAAGTAACAAGAAATTacacattgttttaatttaaaaacagtgtCTCCATATATAGTCAGTCCATAAAAGAGCAatgaaaagtttatttttcaaacgCAAAATGTGACCACAattcttcagaaaaaaaaatttgggACCCTTTTTATGTTATGtctttgcattaaaaaaaaggactaTATATTGTTAtcagtttttttaaactttcaaatatCAGTGAGTATTGGCCTAACATCCAGGACTGGTTGGGCCACAGAGGCTATGTGGTGTCACAAAGATTTTTACTGTCCAGTCAGACACATTATATACACCACTAGCAAGCCAGGATTACTATAATAGTGCAATGAATGACAGTGAGGATGTGTGATGGTAATGTTGTGGTTTGGTAATAAAAGACTTGATGCTCTGGTGGAGGGGTAAATATATTCTTCTTTGTTAATATACAAATTTAAGTCCAGTTTACGGAACTGCGGCATGGATGAAGATATGTCACCCTCCAGTGGTGATGTGCTCCCTTATAACCACAGGTCTCACCCACTATGAGAGGAGAACCAGACCCGAACATCTCCACCTCCCCTTCTCACCTCCCGTATGGCTGCTATCGTGTTCTCCGGTGCGTCGTGCCCGCCGCCCCGGTGGGCGACCACCGACACTTTACCGGAGCCCGCCGCGCCCTTGGCTGGGTGAAGCACCTGCCGGGCTCGGTTGGCTGGTACCTGGGGGAACCGGAACATGGCCAGAAAGAGGTAGAGGGAGGCGGTGAGGACGGTTGTCCACACCGGGCTCCGGGTCCCCAGCAGGACCACCACGAAGACGAGGGAGTAGAGAGAGATTTCATCTCCCAGCTGCAGCATTGTTGTCCACTCTCGCCTTTAGCTGCCAGCCCGACCTGCTATCGCTAAGTTTACTTTCCTCAAAAGCCGTATCTGAGATATGGTCATGCTCCACCCAGCTCACTAACATAAGCTAATAATCGATGACACTTTCGactgtgtaaaaaaatgaaactactcTGCTTCAGAGAGTAGCATAATGCag
The DNA window shown above is from Thunnus maccoyii chromosome 2, fThuMac1.1, whole genome shotgun sequence and carries:
- the gde1 gene encoding glycerophosphodiester phosphodiesterase 1 isoform X1, with the protein product MLQLGDEISLYSLVFVVVLLGTRSPVWTTVLTASLYLFLAMFRFPQVPANRARQVLHPAKGAAGSGKVSVVAHRGGGHDAPENTIAAIREASKNGATGVELDLEFSADGVPILMHDETVDRTTNGSGPLSQLKFSDLSKLDAAAKHRLREKFAGEKIPTLEEAVEECIKLQLTIYFDVKGHPDEAAAALTDLYVKHPVLYNNSIVCSFEPKVIYRMRQSNPDVVTALTHRPWSLSRFGDGTPRFSSPWKHHWITLMDMVLDWAHHHVLWKLCGISAFLIQKNFVSPDYVQYWAQRGVEVVAWTVNTNMEKVYYQELLQVNYITDSLVEDCDPHY